From one Acinonyx jubatus isolate Ajub_Pintada_27869175 chromosome B1, VMU_Ajub_asm_v1.0, whole genome shotgun sequence genomic stretch:
- the SAP30 gene encoding histone deacetylase complex subunit SAP30 isoform X1, with amino-acid sequence MNGFTPEEMSRGGDAAAAVAAVVAAAAAAAASAGNGAGAGAGAEVPGAGAVSAAGPPGAAGPGPGQLCCLREEGERCGRAAGNASFSKRIQKSISQKKVKIELDKSARHLYICDYHKNLIQSVRNRRKRKGSDDDGGDSPVQDIDTPEVDLYQLQVNTLRRYKRHFKLSTRPGLNKAQLVEIVGCHFRSIPVNEKDTLTYFIYSVKNDKNKSDLKVDSGVH; translated from the exons ATGAACGGCTTCACGCCCGAGGAGATGAGCCGCGGCGGGGACGCGGCAGCCGCCGTGGCCGCCGTGgtcgctgccgccgccgccgccgccgcttcgGCAGGGAACGGGGCAGGGGCCGGCGCCGGGGCTGAGGTGCCGGGTGCCGGGGCCGTCTCGGCGGCTGGGCCCCCGGGAGCGGCAGGGCCCGGGCCCGGACAGCTGTGCTGTCTGCGGGAGGAAGGTGAGCGGTGCGGCCGTGCGGCAGGCAACGCCAGCTTCAGCAAGAGGATCCAGAAGAGCATCTCCCAGAAGAAGGTGAAGATCGAGCTGGATAAGAGC GCAAGGCATCTTTACATTTGTGATTATCATAAAAACTTAATTCAGAGTGTTcgaaacagaagaaagaggaaagggagtgATGATGATGGAGGAGATTCACCTGTTCAAGATATTGATACTCCAGAG GTTGATTTATATCAATTACAAGTAAATACACTTCGGAGATACAAAAGACACTTCAAACTATCAACCAGACCAGGACTTAATAAAGCACAACTTGTTGAG atagtTGGTTGCCACTTTAGGTCTATTCCAGTGAATGAAAAAGACACCTTAACATATTTCATCTACTCAGTGAAGAATGACAAGAACAAATCAGATCTCAAGGTTGATAGTGGTGTTCACTAG
- the SAP30 gene encoding histone deacetylase complex subunit SAP30 isoform X2 has product MNGFTPEEMSRGGDAAAAVAAVVAAAAAAAASAGNGAGAGAGAEVPGAGAVSAAGPPGAAGPGPGQLCCLREEGERCGRAAGNASFSKRIQKSISQKKVKIELDKSVDLYQLQVNTLRRYKRHFKLSTRPGLNKAQLVEIVGCHFRSIPVNEKDTLTYFIYSVKNDKNKSDLKVDSGVH; this is encoded by the exons ATGAACGGCTTCACGCCCGAGGAGATGAGCCGCGGCGGGGACGCGGCAGCCGCCGTGGCCGCCGTGgtcgctgccgccgccgccgccgccgcttcgGCAGGGAACGGGGCAGGGGCCGGCGCCGGGGCTGAGGTGCCGGGTGCCGGGGCCGTCTCGGCGGCTGGGCCCCCGGGAGCGGCAGGGCCCGGGCCCGGACAGCTGTGCTGTCTGCGGGAGGAAGGTGAGCGGTGCGGCCGTGCGGCAGGCAACGCCAGCTTCAGCAAGAGGATCCAGAAGAGCATCTCCCAGAAGAAGGTGAAGATCGAGCTGGATAAGAGC GTTGATTTATATCAATTACAAGTAAATACACTTCGGAGATACAAAAGACACTTCAAACTATCAACCAGACCAGGACTTAATAAAGCACAACTTGTTGAG atagtTGGTTGCCACTTTAGGTCTATTCCAGTGAATGAAAAAGACACCTTAACATATTTCATCTACTCAGTGAAGAATGACAAGAACAAATCAGATCTCAAGGTTGATAGTGGTGTTCACTAG